Proteins from one Paenibacillus amylolyticus genomic window:
- a CDS encoding rhamnogalacturonan lyase B N-terminal domain-containing protein: protein MTQRSLRKAFGLFLMVVMIATAAVYPASTGHAATIYVTDNGSRIEVNTGSGLVYVVNKTNGDIISAKMNGTELNSNRGSHIGSGLGSSANVTWNTSPSGSTVLITVSTSTLTHYYASRGGENIIYMATHITAQPSIGELRYIFRGNGSVLTGVPANSNNRGNTGAIESQDVFGFANGQSASKYYGNDQAKDLSVRGVTGNGVGVFMAYGNREKSSGGPFFRDIQFQSGTETEVYNYMNSGHAQTENWRLGLHGPYALIFTTGGTPSVPDFSWMSGLNLQGWVSSRGNVVLNGLSGMDTGYAYTIGYANSNAQYWVGTSSSGAAAKYSMIPGTYTMTAYKGELAVYSETVNVTAGQTTTLNTRTINNDPSKASSIWRIGNWDGTPREFLNGQTIPIRHPSDSRNPSWGPVTYATGSATNRFPAIQFRGQNSPTTITFNLNASQAASAHTLNIGITAAYNNGRPSVTVNGHALSNPAASSQPNSRSFTIGTYRGNNTTFSWNVPASYFVNGSNTITITPISGSSDLGNWLSAGWVYDCVELLN from the coding sequence ATGACCCAACGTAGTTTAAGAAAGGCATTTGGCCTGTTTTTAATGGTCGTTATGATCGCAACAGCTGCTGTATACCCTGCATCTACCGGACACGCAGCAACGATATATGTTACCGACAACGGCTCCAGAATTGAAGTGAATACCGGTTCAGGGTTAGTCTATGTGGTGAACAAAACCAATGGGGATATCATTTCGGCCAAAATGAACGGTACGGAGCTGAACAGCAACCGAGGGTCGCATATCGGTTCAGGGTTGGGTTCATCCGCCAACGTGACTTGGAATACTTCTCCTTCTGGATCAACCGTGTTAATCACGGTATCTACAAGCACGCTAACTCACTATTATGCTTCGCGTGGTGGTGAGAACATCATATACATGGCAACGCATATCACCGCTCAACCTTCGATCGGAGAGTTACGCTATATTTTCCGCGGTAATGGCAGTGTCCTGACAGGTGTTCCGGCGAATTCCAACAACCGCGGTAACACTGGAGCGATTGAAAGTCAGGATGTGTTCGGGTTTGCCAATGGACAGTCGGCCTCCAAATATTATGGTAATGATCAGGCCAAAGATTTATCCGTTCGTGGAGTTACGGGTAATGGCGTCGGTGTATTTATGGCCTACGGCAATCGGGAGAAAAGCTCCGGCGGTCCATTCTTCCGTGATATTCAGTTCCAAAGTGGAACGGAGACAGAAGTATATAATTATATGAACTCGGGACATGCGCAGACGGAGAATTGGCGCCTGGGTCTGCATGGGCCGTACGCTTTGATCTTCACCACAGGTGGTACGCCAAGTGTACCCGACTTCAGCTGGATGTCTGGTCTGAACCTGCAGGGTTGGGTATCCAGCCGAGGGAACGTGGTGCTTAATGGTCTCTCCGGAATGGATACCGGTTATGCATATACCATTGGGTACGCCAATAGCAATGCCCAGTATTGGGTAGGTACTTCTTCAAGTGGGGCAGCTGCCAAATACAGCATGATCCCAGGAACATACACCATGACAGCCTATAAGGGAGAACTGGCGGTATATTCAGAAACGGTTAATGTCACGGCAGGCCAAACGACGACACTGAATACACGTACGATCAACAATGATCCGAGTAAAGCCTCCAGCATCTGGCGAATTGGTAACTGGGACGGTACACCACGGGAGTTCCTGAATGGACAGACCATTCCGATCCGTCACCCGTCCGATAGTCGCAATCCAAGCTGGGGGCCTGTCACATATGCTACCGGCAGCGCGACCAATCGATTCCCGGCCATCCAGTTCCGTGGACAGAATTCACCAACCACAATAACGTTTAACTTGAACGCATCTCAAGCGGCATCTGCTCATACGCTCAACATCGGGATTACCGCAGCCTACAATAATGGTAGACCGAGTGTAACGGTTAATGGACATGCATTGTCTAACCCAGCCGCGTCTTCACAGCCCAATTCTCGCAGCTTCACCATTGGTACGTATCGTGGCAACAACACAACCTTCAGCTGGAATGTTCCGGCATCTTACTTCGTCAATGGTTCCAACACAATCACGATCACACCGATCAGCGGTTCCAGTGATTTGGGGAACTGGTTAAGTGCAGGTTGGGTCTACGATTGTGTTGAGTTGCTGAATTGA
- a CDS encoding tetratricopeptide repeat protein yields the protein MRDDLLVQLQEWHEEDEFQEIVDAIQAIPVEERDYELVNHLGRALNNLERYDEAVEQFLTVAKEGTGDPLWHYRIGLAYYYLEQYAHALQAFERADELDPEDEDTLEFLEWIRSKMEEESSAESVEESVDESVSTHPSVSEISTAPFSVSHLEPTGFWNDSAEAVDQYVLAPPTDGQIESVEEQLVFKSADFLH from the coding sequence ATGAGAGACGATCTGTTGGTTCAATTGCAAGAGTGGCATGAAGAAGATGAATTTCAGGAAATTGTAGATGCAATTCAAGCGATTCCTGTGGAGGAAAGGGATTATGAGCTGGTTAACCATCTGGGACGAGCGCTGAATAACCTGGAACGGTATGATGAAGCGGTTGAACAATTCCTGACGGTTGCCAAAGAGGGCACAGGCGACCCACTCTGGCATTACCGCATTGGACTGGCTTATTACTATCTGGAGCAATATGCGCATGCGCTGCAAGCATTCGAAAGAGCGGATGAATTGGACCCTGAGGATGAAGATACGCTGGAGTTTCTGGAATGGATTCGAAGCAAAATGGAGGAGGAATCCTCAGCGGAATCGGTAGAGGAATCCGTAGATGAGTCGGTGAGCACCCACCCATCTGTCTCCGAGATCTCAACCGCACCTTTTAGTGTTAGCCATCTGGAACCAACGGGTTTCTGGAATGACAGTGCTGAAGCCGTGGACCAATATGTGCTGGCCCCGCCTACCGATGGACAGATCGAGTCTGTAGAAGAGCAATTGGTGTTCAAGTCTGCCGACTTCCTACATTAA